The genomic stretch ATTATTACGCTCTGAGCCGAGGCAGGCCCCTTCTTCTGAAAAGTGAAAGCGTCCAGATAAAGTCTGTATATCATGTTCGTAGTATATCCGGCCGGGCCTCCTTTGGTCATGACGTCCACAATTGCGAATGAAGAAAACATTGTGCTCACAATATTCATGATTACCAAGTAGAAGGTAATTGGAGAAACCAATGGAAATATGATTCTCCACGTTTTTTTCATTACTCCCGCTCCATCAAGTGTAGCCGCTTCGAGAAGATCGGTGGAAACATTCTGAATGCTTGCGATATAGAAAATCATGTTGAACGGGAGTATCTTCCAGACTGTTGCAAAGATCAGGGCGTAAAGGGCGTAGGGCTTTGAGGTAAGCCACTCGACCTGAATTCCAAACAGCTTCATAAACACATAGTTGACATGTCCCACAACGGGATTCAGCAGGAACGTCCACAACGTACCGGCAATTGCCGGAGAAATCGCGTACGGCGCGAAAAGAAAGGTTCTGTAAAGCTTTGTTCCAGGAACATTCTTGGTAAGAAGCATGGCGATTACAAAACCCAGAAAGACCGAAAGAGTAACCGAGAGTCCAACGTATAACCCCGTGAATTTGACGGCATCAATATACTGCTGATTATTGAAGAGATTGACGAAGTTCTGAAAACCAACATAAGTCGTCTTGTTGCCAAAAGTGGATACCCTTAATAGACTCATTCTGAAGGAGTCGTATGCAGGGTAGTAAATAAACAAGACAATCACCAGGAACGTCGGGACGAGAAGAAGGTACGGCATCCACTTCCGCATTCAGCACCTCCGCAAACGGATAATTGAAAGGAGCGGGTTTAAAGCAACCCGCTCCACCAAAAAAAGCTTAGTTTGCAGCGTTGTAGTCTTTGATAGCCTGAGTAGATCCATCTTCCGCATACTTCAATGCTTCGGCGGGAGTCATCTCTCCTGAAATCATCCTTTCGATTGCCGTTTCGACAACGGTCCTTATTTCGGGGAATGCTCCGGTGATCGCTCCATTTGTGTTGTAGTTCTGGACGGAAAGAAGAAGTTGCATCAAGGCTGTCAAATGATCTGGATACTCTCTGTAATAACCGCTCGCAACAAGTTTCTCAACAGAATCCTTTCTAACCGGGAAGTAGCCAGTAGCTTCATGCCATTCAATCTGCTGCTCAGGACCAGCCATGAATTTGACAAACTCCCAGGCAGCCTTCGTCTCATCTTCCGGATGCCCGCCAATGATCCAGAGGCTTCCGCCGCCTATTACAGTACCTCCGGCTCTGGCTCCCTCCGGCCTTGGGAGAAAGACTGTTCCCAGCTCAAAATTGTTTTCTGCGGCTGATTCCATCATAAGAGCAACATCCGAAGTAGACGTCATAATCATTCCAACCTTCTGCGAGATGAAGAGATTCCTTGCACCTGTCCAATCCTCAACTTTTGTGTTTATCATGGTCTTTTCCTGCGCCATAGTGTTCCACCATTCGAATATTGCGAGACCTTCAGGCGTGTTGAAAACAGCTTTCGTGGGCCTGCCGGTTCTACCGTTGTTCTGATCTATAAATGGCGCATCTTGAGCAGCCATGAGCTGTTCAACAAACCAAGAGTGAAGTGGAAGTGTGAAGCCCGCCTGAACGATATTTCCAGACTCATCCTTGATGGTGAGTTTTCTGCAGGCCTCTATGAATTCACTGAAGGTCGTTGGAGGGCTGTTTGGATCGAGACCGGCTTTTTCAAACATCGTCTTGTTGTAGAAGACGATCGCGTTGGACGAGTTGAAAGGCATGGAATAAAGCTTACCGTTCACCCTGTAATAGTTCAGTACCTGAGGCATGAACTTTCCTATGTCGAAACTTGGATCTGCTTCCATTAGGTCTTCGATGGGAACCGCCACCTCGCCGTCGATCATCATCTGCGTGCCTATCTCGAACACCTGCACCACATGCGGCGCAGTTCCCGCCTGAACCCCGGCGATCATCTTGTTTAGAGTGTCTCTGTAGCTTCCAGTGTACTGCACTTCAACCTTGATGTCAGGGTGTAATTCCATAAATGCGTCTGCCTGAGACTGCAGAAAATCAATTCTCCAGCCACCCATAGCATGCCAGAACTGGATTGTTGTTGCGGACAGTACGAGTGAGAAGATCAACACGATCGAAAGAAGAAGAAGCTTTCTCAAAAGAACCACCTCCATGATTGGGATAGGATCTTAAGCCAAAGCAACTGCTCAGACAGACAAAGAGAAAACCGCCTCCAAAAAGGTCAGGCGGTTTTCTCTTTGTCAGTACCACCATGTTTTCATTGTACTACAAAGCTTACAAAAAACAAAACATAGAATTACGCTTCTAGACTATCTGGTTTTTTCGCGGTAGTCTAGGAGTAGCCTGTCGATCTCACCGACCTTTTCGCTTTCAGCCTTCCAGAAATCCTGAGACATCGTGCTGTTGAGTTCTTCAACAGTTCTCCCCTGTTGTTCAACCCAGGTATAGTACTTCAAATTGTGCCATCTCATTCGGTTATCCATGGTCCCTTCGAATATCCAGTCCGTCTTTGCTCCAAGAGCAAACGATTCGAATCTGTGCTTTGCTTCATCTCTTGTGAGGTTACCGTAAGTCTTTGTCATATTTGCCATCACAGAGTGATAACGATCCATGTTGTCTGTTGCAATGGTCACGATGTTGTCCTTGCCGGTCATTTTGTAGTGCTTAGCCATCTTTATCGCCCCGACGACATTAGCAACTCCCGAAATACCGAATATATCTGCCATTGTCTCCACGTCTTCTTCCTTAAGAAACTCCTTTAAGAATCTCTTGCCCTCGTCGTTGGTCATCACCTGTAGTAGTTTCTTGCATTCTATGTCGTCAAGCGCAACAACGGCATCGTTGTTCATCACATTGTGAATCCAGGTCACATGTTTGTCTCCGATTCCCTGAATGTCGTGTCCACCATAGCCATTGAGCGAAAGAGTCGGACACTGCACAGGTTCTCCTGCCACAATCTTCACTTCAGGATATGCTTCCTTCAGCCTGTCGCCGCAAGCGATAGTTCCTGCCGAGCCGACCGTTGCAACGACAGCGGAGACCCTGCCGTTACCGAGCCTGAGTTCGTCCATCATCTCCAGAATCGTGTTTCCTGTCACATAATAATGAAATCTGTAATTTCCTAGCTCGTCAAACTGATTGAGAACACGCACTTTTTCTGGATC from Mesotoga infera encodes the following:
- a CDS encoding ABC transporter substrate-binding protein, which encodes MRKLLLLSIVLIFSLVLSATTIQFWHAMGGWRIDFLQSQADAFMELHPDIKVEVQYTGSYRDTLNKMIAGVQAGTAPHVVQVFEIGTQMMIDGEVAVPIEDLMEADPSFDIGKFMPQVLNYYRVNGKLYSMPFNSSNAIVFYNKTMFEKAGLDPNSPPTTFSEFIEACRKLTIKDESGNIVQAGFTLPLHSWFVEQLMAAQDAPFIDQNNGRTGRPTKAVFNTPEGLAIFEWWNTMAQEKTMINTKVEDWTGARNLFISQKVGMIMTSTSDVALMMESAAENNFELGTVFLPRPEGARAGGTVIGGGSLWIIGGHPEDETKAAWEFVKFMAGPEQQIEWHEATGYFPVRKDSVEKLVASGYYREYPDHLTALMQLLLSVQNYNTNGAITGAFPEIRTVVETAIERMISGEMTPAEALKYAEDGSTQAIKDYNAAN
- a CDS encoding pyridoxal-phosphate dependent enzyme, translated to DPEKVRVLNQFDELGNYRFHYYVTGNTILEMMDELRLGNGRVSAVVATVGSAGTIACGDRLKEAYPEVKIVAGEPVQCPTLSLNGYGGHDIQGIGDKHVTWIHNVMNNDAVVALDDIECKKLLQVMTNDEGKRFLKEFLKEEDVETMADIFGISGVANVVGAIKMAKHYKMTGKDNIVTIATDNMDRYHSVMANMTKTYGNLTRDEAKHRFESFALGAKTDWIFEGTMDNRMRWHNLKYYTWVEQQGRTVEELNSTMSQDFWKAESEKVGEIDRLLLDYREKTR
- a CDS encoding sugar ABC transporter permease, yielding MRKWMPYLLLVPTFLVIVLFIYYPAYDSFRMSLLRVSTFGNKTTYVGFQNFVNLFNNQQYIDAVKFTGLYVGLSVTLSVFLGFVIAMLLTKNVPGTKLYRTFLFAPYAISPAIAGTLWTFLLNPVVGHVNYVFMKLFGIQVEWLTSKPYALYALIFATVWKILPFNMIFYIASIQNVSTDLLEAATLDGAGVMKKTWRIIFPLVSPITFYLVIMNIVSTMFSSFAIVDVMTKGGPAGYTTNMIYRLYLDAFTFQKKGPASAQSVIMFMIMVVVTIIYFAVAERRVHYQ